The following proteins come from a genomic window of Malus sylvestris chromosome 4, drMalSylv7.2, whole genome shotgun sequence:
- the LOC126618092 gene encoding uncharacterized protein LOC126618092, producing MAPQQDEVVRVLTNTLETLNCPHMPFYGLPGTGKTTTAHQLFRPELYKSSVLKLNASDDRGINVLINVQDLFDLHNVGSDAVDQHNLAATPTALALSTPTPPSSTAPPPLTPSAPPPATLRITRHQPRLHHIQRHRNRGPAHHVLYRL from the exons ATGGCACCACAGCAGGATGAGGTGGTCCGAGTCCTCACCAATACCCTCGAGACATTAAATTGTCCTCACATGCCCTTCTATGGTCTGCCGGGTACTGGAAAAACCACCACCGCTCACCAGCTTTTCAGACCTGAACTTTACAAGTCTAGCGTGCTAAAGCTCAATGCTAGTGATGATCGTGGGATCAAT gTACTAATCAACGTCCAGGATTTATTTGATTTACACAATGTCGGCTCCGACGCCGTCGACCAACACAATCTCGCCGCCACCCCCACAGCTCTGGCACTTTCTACGCCTACGCCACCATCATCCACCGCACCGCCTCCTTTGACTCCAAGTGCACCGCCACCAGCAACCTTGCGCATCACCCGTCATCAGCCTCGTCTTCACCACATCCAGCGACATCGTAATAGAGGCCCCGCACACCACGTTCTATATCGGCTCTAA
- the LOC126617621 gene encoding plant UBX domain-containing protein 8-like isoform X2, which yields MARPNQEAIETFISITGASEAIAVQKLEEHGGDLNAAANAYFTEGDRSTSVNVHDTPVSAQDDFMDIDDPVPVRSRRDPLSLPSATGDVNPFSILIPDFGRTIFDSGTHFTNRTPFVTHPREVREIPIEVKDGDHPSGHSGHAPIIDDVTGTEEADGPGIPGTVIIDEEDDDDIQAAPAVQAGQRSGPQDISSGDGYHHRNFGSSAPRFDDPQDYSNDIEEEMIRAAIEASKQEVEENQPNQQFGAPNFDENEPQQRPPQLEDPELAHAVSLSLKTAEQEKALHGQGQNVGVSYIGASKAAEVELKNLAASNGRLEAGSSSIQEETEDVEEQPLVRHRSRRMSSGSVETAKEVGADEDSAPSSPEEQDMDNHPRHNGGVFPSDEWGGISSEEHDEAVMLEAAMFGGIPEGTGYHRPYTPHHFMRPDSSYVRPSPRPPSPSLTAQRLIREQQDDEYLASLQADREKELKAIEEAEARREEDRLKEEESRRKIKEEQELERQLAAKEATLPQEPASDDENAVTLLVRMPDGSRHGRRFLRTDKLQSLFDFIDIGRRVKPGSYRVVRPFPRRAFSDGESALTLNELGLTSKQEALFLESI from the exons ATGGCGAGGCCTAATCAGGAAGCGATCGAGACCTTCATCAGCATCACCGGCGCTTCCGAAGCCATAGCCGTGCAAAAGCTCGAG GAGCATGGTGGCGATCTCAATGCAGCTGCAAATGCATACTTTACTGAAGGAGATAGAAGCACATCGGTGAA TGTGCATGATACACCTGTTTCAGCTCAAGACGATTTTATGGATATCGATGATCCGGTTCCTGTTCGATCTCGGAGAGATCCTTTATCGCTTCCCTCTGCAACTGGTGATGTGAATCCCTTTTCTATTCTTATTCCAGATTTTGGTAGAACCATATTTGATAGTGGTACACATTTTACAAACCGTACACCATTTGTTACTCATCCaagagaggtgagggagatCCCCATTGAAGTCAAAGATGGCGATCATCCATCTGGCCATTCTGGCCATGCTCCTATCATTGATGATGTCACTGGAACAGAGGAGGCAGATGGCCCAGGTATCCCTGGCACTGTTATAATCGATGAGGAAGATGATGACGATATTCAAGCTGCCCCAGCTGTTCAGGCTGGGCAAAGGAGTGGACCGCAAGATATCTCTTCAGGTGATGGATATCATCACCGAAATTTTGGATCTAGTGCTCCTCGATTTGATGATCCGCAGGATTATAGCAATgatattgaagaagaaatgatTCGAGCTGCAATCGAGGCTTCAAAACAGGAAGTTGAAGAAAACCAACCAAATCAACAATTTGGTGCTCCAAAT TTTGATGAAAATGAACCTCAGCAAAGGCCACCTCAGCTAGAGGATCCTGAACTTGCACATGCAGTTTCATTGTCACTGAAG ACAGCAGAGCAAGAGAAAGCATTGCATGGCCAGGGACAAAATGTTGGCGTATCATATATTGGGGCTTCTAAGGCAGCAGAGGTGGAGCTGAAAAATTTAGCAGCATCAAATGGAAG GTTGGAGGCAGGAAGTTCATCCATCCAAGAAGAAACTGAAGATGTGGAGGAGCAGCCTCTTGTCAGACACAGGTCCAGGCGCATGTCTTCTGGCTCTGTGGAGACTGCAAAAGAAGTTGGAGCTGATGAGGATAGTGCACCTTCAAGTCCTGAAGAGCAGGATATGGATAATCATCCTAGGCACAATGGCGGTGTCTTCCCTTCAGATGAG TGGGGAGGAATTTCTTCAGAGGAGCACGACGAAGCAGTGATGCTTGAGGCTGCAATGTTTGGTGGAATTCCTGAAGGGACTGGATATCACCGTCCCTACACACCACATCATTTTATGCGGCCTGACAGTTCATACGTCCGACCATCACCTCGtcctccttcaccctctctTACAGCACAGCGGTTGATACGTGAACAACAG GACGATGAATATCTTGCATCACTTCAAGCTGACAGAGAAAAAGAATTGAAGGCTATTGAGGAAGCTGAAGCTCGTCGTGAAGAAGACAGACTAAAAGAGGAAGAGTCTCGAAGGAAAATCAAGGAGGAGCAG GAATTGGAGAGACAATTAGCAGCAAAAGAAGCTACTCTCCCTCAAGAACCAGCATCAGATGATGAGAATGCTGTAACCCTACTGGTGCGAATGCCAGATGGTAGCCGCCATGGGCGTCGATTTCTCAGGACAGACAAGCTGCAG TCTCTTTTCGACTTTATTGATATTGGCAGAAGGGTCAAACCCGGCTCTTACAGAGTG GTGAGGCCATTCCCCAGGCGCGCTTTTAGCGATGGAGAAAGTGCATTGACATTGAATGAACTCGGGCTTACCAGCAAACAAGAAGCTTTGTTTTTGGAGTCGATATAG
- the LOC126617621 gene encoding plant UBX domain-containing protein 8-like isoform X1, which yields MARPNQEAIETFISITGASEAIAVQKLEEHGGDLNAAANAYFTEGDRSTSVNVHDTPVSAQDDFMDIDDPVPVRSRRDPLSLPSATGDVNPFSILIPDFGRTIFDSGTHFTNRTPFVTHPREVREIPIEVKDGDHPSGHSGHAPIIDDVTGTEEADGPGIPGTVIIDEEDDDDIQAAPAVQAGQRSGPQDISSGDGYHHRNFGSSAPRFDDPQDYSNDIEEEMIRAAIEASKQEVEENQPNQQFGAPNFDENEPQQRPPQLEDPELAHAVSLSLKTAEQEKALHGQGQNVGVSYIGASKAAEVELKNLAASNGRLEAGSSSIQEETEDVEEQPLVRHRSRRMSSGSVETAKEVGADEDSAPSSPEEQDMDNHPRHNGGVFPSDEVSSLWGGISSEEHDEAVMLEAAMFGGIPEGTGYHRPYTPHHFMRPDSSYVRPSPRPPSPSLTAQRLIREQQDDEYLASLQADREKELKAIEEAEARREEDRLKEEESRRKIKEEQELERQLAAKEATLPQEPASDDENAVTLLVRMPDGSRHGRRFLRTDKLQSLFDFIDIGRRVKPGSYRVVRPFPRRAFSDGESALTLNELGLTSKQEALFLESI from the exons ATGGCGAGGCCTAATCAGGAAGCGATCGAGACCTTCATCAGCATCACCGGCGCTTCCGAAGCCATAGCCGTGCAAAAGCTCGAG GAGCATGGTGGCGATCTCAATGCAGCTGCAAATGCATACTTTACTGAAGGAGATAGAAGCACATCGGTGAA TGTGCATGATACACCTGTTTCAGCTCAAGACGATTTTATGGATATCGATGATCCGGTTCCTGTTCGATCTCGGAGAGATCCTTTATCGCTTCCCTCTGCAACTGGTGATGTGAATCCCTTTTCTATTCTTATTCCAGATTTTGGTAGAACCATATTTGATAGTGGTACACATTTTACAAACCGTACACCATTTGTTACTCATCCaagagaggtgagggagatCCCCATTGAAGTCAAAGATGGCGATCATCCATCTGGCCATTCTGGCCATGCTCCTATCATTGATGATGTCACTGGAACAGAGGAGGCAGATGGCCCAGGTATCCCTGGCACTGTTATAATCGATGAGGAAGATGATGACGATATTCAAGCTGCCCCAGCTGTTCAGGCTGGGCAAAGGAGTGGACCGCAAGATATCTCTTCAGGTGATGGATATCATCACCGAAATTTTGGATCTAGTGCTCCTCGATTTGATGATCCGCAGGATTATAGCAATgatattgaagaagaaatgatTCGAGCTGCAATCGAGGCTTCAAAACAGGAAGTTGAAGAAAACCAACCAAATCAACAATTTGGTGCTCCAAAT TTTGATGAAAATGAACCTCAGCAAAGGCCACCTCAGCTAGAGGATCCTGAACTTGCACATGCAGTTTCATTGTCACTGAAG ACAGCAGAGCAAGAGAAAGCATTGCATGGCCAGGGACAAAATGTTGGCGTATCATATATTGGGGCTTCTAAGGCAGCAGAGGTGGAGCTGAAAAATTTAGCAGCATCAAATGGAAG GTTGGAGGCAGGAAGTTCATCCATCCAAGAAGAAACTGAAGATGTGGAGGAGCAGCCTCTTGTCAGACACAGGTCCAGGCGCATGTCTTCTGGCTCTGTGGAGACTGCAAAAGAAGTTGGAGCTGATGAGGATAGTGCACCTTCAAGTCCTGAAGAGCAGGATATGGATAATCATCCTAGGCACAATGGCGGTGTCTTCCCTTCAGATGAGGTATCTTCCCTT TGGGGAGGAATTTCTTCAGAGGAGCACGACGAAGCAGTGATGCTTGAGGCTGCAATGTTTGGTGGAATTCCTGAAGGGACTGGATATCACCGTCCCTACACACCACATCATTTTATGCGGCCTGACAGTTCATACGTCCGACCATCACCTCGtcctccttcaccctctctTACAGCACAGCGGTTGATACGTGAACAACAG GACGATGAATATCTTGCATCACTTCAAGCTGACAGAGAAAAAGAATTGAAGGCTATTGAGGAAGCTGAAGCTCGTCGTGAAGAAGACAGACTAAAAGAGGAAGAGTCTCGAAGGAAAATCAAGGAGGAGCAG GAATTGGAGAGACAATTAGCAGCAAAAGAAGCTACTCTCCCTCAAGAACCAGCATCAGATGATGAGAATGCTGTAACCCTACTGGTGCGAATGCCAGATGGTAGCCGCCATGGGCGTCGATTTCTCAGGACAGACAAGCTGCAG TCTCTTTTCGACTTTATTGATATTGGCAGAAGGGTCAAACCCGGCTCTTACAGAGTG GTGAGGCCATTCCCCAGGCGCGCTTTTAGCGATGGAGAAAGTGCATTGACATTGAATGAACTCGGGCTTACCAGCAAACAAGAAGCTTTGTTTTTGGAGTCGATATAG
- the LOC126618091 gene encoding uncharacterized protein LOC126618091, with protein sequence MANLAKLDYAALDITGKNYLTWVLDTKIHLEARNLGDTIREESSSYSQERAKAMIFIRRHFDEELKSEYLMVEDPLTIWNTLRSRYNHQTTVILPGDRYEWTHLRIQDFKLVAKYNSTLFRITSQLKLCGDTITKENLLEKTFSTFHASNVLIRQQYRARDFT encoded by the coding sequence atggcgaacTTGGCGAAGCTTGATTAtgctgccctggacattaccgggaagaattaccttacctggGTACTAGATACtaagatccatctggaagcaaggaatcttggagataccatcagGGAAGAGAGCAGCTCATACTCTCAAGAGCGGGCGAAGGCTATGATTTTTATTCGTCGCCATTTTGATGAGGAACTAAAGAGCGAGTACTTAATGGTTGAAGATCCGTTAACTATTTGGAATACATTGAGAAGCAGATACAATCACCAaacaacggtgattcttccagGAGATCGTTATGAATGGACTCACCTAAGAATCCAGGATTTCAAGTTAGTGGCAAAGTACAATTCTACATTGTTTAGAATTACCTCTCAGCTGAAGCTCTGTGGGGATACTATTACTAAGGAGAATTTgttggaaaagactttcagcacattTCATGCCTCTAATGTGCTCATACGGCAGCAGTATAGAGCACGAGACTTCACTTAA
- the LOC126617620 gene encoding scarecrow-like protein 28 translates to MLAGCSSSTLLSPRHRLRSEAAAQLQACSFQLPSMSTQRLDLPCSFPRKDTSRSQPIRPVGLSVEKSIDSKAGGCSLKQSIRLPPLATSGPVTATAAFVETGKENHDQFWGEKKRGKRFADPVDDDESFRKRAKRKRGCGDNGGDGEGGGGLSLGQLGGGNFWFQPGFHLPPTTTQPPFSLTCSGDEERVCYVPAEEISQPLPLSNNPWLDSIVTEITDLGKKDGGGEASRGLVGEGSAGSSTSSESQRLALRVNVSASEHDTGNGTRNPFVPHGGAGVVAEEEEDDESEAEHLGFELVSLLTACVEAIGLKNIAAINHFIAKLGELASPKGSAISRLSAYYTEALSLRVTRLWPHVFQINAPRKFDRRDEDSGIELRLLNQVSPIPKFVHFTSNEILLRAFEGKDRVHIIDFDIKQGLQWPSLFQSLVSRTNPPSHVRITGIGESKQELNETGDRLAGFAGALNLPFEFHPVVDRLEDVRLWMLHVKEHESVAVNCVFQLHKTLYDTTGGALRDFLGLIRSTNPTLVLMAEQEAEHNESKLETRVSNSLKYYSAIFDSIGSSLPLESQARIKVEEMFAQEIRNIIACEGSDRLERHESFEKWRKLMEQEGFRCVGITEREMLQSQFLLKMYASENYTVKKQEKNGAAEALTLSWMDQPLYTVSAWTPVDAAAGSSSSFSQPS, encoded by the coding sequence ATGTTGGCTGGGTGCTCTAGTTCCACATTGTTGTCACCAAGGCATAGATTGAGGAGTGAAGCAGCGGCCCAGTTACAAGCTTGCAGTTTCCAGCTACCATCGATGAGCACGCAGAGATTGGACTTACCATGCAGTTTTCCCCGCAAGGACACCTCAAGGTCGCAACCCATTAGGCCTGTGGGGCTTTCGGTTGAGAAATCGATCGATTCGAAGGCGGGCGGTTGTTCTCTGAAGCAGAGCATCCGGCTGCCTCCTCTGGCTACCAGCGGTCCTGTGACGGCAACAGCGGCGTTCGTGGAGACAGggaaggagaatcatgatcaGTTTTGGGGGGAGAAGAAGAGAGGGAAGAGGTTCGCGGACCCGGTGGATGATGATGAGTCTTTCAGAAAAAGGGCAAAGAGGAAAAGGGGTTGTGGGGATAATGGCGGTGACGGCGAAGGCGGCGGTGGTTTGAGTTTAGGCCAATTGGGTGGTGGGAATTTTTGGTTTCAGCCTGGCTTCCATCTCCCTCCAACGACGACTCAGCCTCCGTTCTCTCTGACATGTTCAGGGGATGAAGAGAGGGTTTGTTATGTTCCGGCAGAGGAGATTTCGCAGCCTCTTCCGTTGTCGAACAATCCTTGGTTGGACTCAATTGTGACTGAAATTACTGACTTGGGGAAGAAGGATGGCGGCGGCGAGGCTAGCCGTGGACTGGTGGGGGAAGGGTCAGCAGGGTCGAGTACTTCATCGGAGAGCCAGCGCTTGGCTTTGAGGGTAAATGTGAGTGCCTCCGAACACGACACGGGTAACGGTACTCGGAATCCTTTTGTCCCACATGGAGGAGCAGGGGTTGTggcagaggaggaggaggatgatgaGAGTGAGGCAGAGCATCTAGGGTTTGAGCTTGTCAGCTTGCTTACAGCTTGTGTGGAGGCAATTGGGTTGAAGAACATTGCAGCAATCAACCATTTTATAGCTAAGTTGGGGGAGCTTGCTTCGCCGAAAGGAAGCGCTATAAGCCGGCTTTCTGCTTATTACACTGAGGCATTATCTCTGAGAGTCACAAGGCTTTGGCCTCATGTGTTTCAGATCAACGCTCCTCGAAAGTTTGATCGAAGGGATGAGGACTCTGGGATTGAGCTGAGGCTTCTAAACCAGGTTAGCCCAATTCCAAAATTTGTTCATTTCACTTCAAATGAGATACTGCTGAGAGCTTTTGAAGGGAAGGACAGGGTTCACATCATAGATTTCGACATCAAGCAAGGGCTGCAGTGGCCCAGTTTGTTCCAGAGTTTGGTGTCAAGGACCAATCCTCCGAGCCATGTTAGGATCACGGGGATAGGGGAGTCGAAGCAAGAGCTCAACGAGACAGGAGATAGGCTTGCTGGATTTGCTGGGGCACTGAACCTACCTTTTGAGTTCCACCCGGTTGTGGATAGGTTGGAGGATGTGAGGCTTTGGATGCTTCATGTCAAGGAGCATGAGAGTGTGGCTGTGAATTGTGTTTTCCAACTGCACAAGACGCTTTATGACACGACAGGAGGAGCGCTGAGGGATTTTTTGGGACTCATTCGAAGTACAAACCCGACATTAGTCCTTATGGCAGAGCAAGAGGCCGAGCACAATGAGTCTAAGTTGGAGACAAGAGTCTCCAACTCATTGAAGTACTACTCTGCCATCTTTGACTCGATTGGTTCTAGTCTTCCCTTGGAGAGCCAGGCCAGGATCAAAGTAGAGGAGATGTTTGCACAAGAAATTAGGAACATCATTGCTTGTGAAGGAAGCGACAGGCTGGAGAGGCACGAGAGCTTTGAGAAGTGGAGGAAGTTGATGGAGCAAGAAGGGTTTCGATGCGTAGGGATAACGGAGAGGGAAATGCTTCAGAGCCAGTTTCTGTTAAAGATGTATGCTAGTGAGAATTACACCGTGAAGAAGCAAGAGAAAAACGGAGCAGCAGAAGCACTTACTCTAAGTTGGATGGATCAGCCTCTTTACACAGTCTCAGCATGGACACCAGTTGATGCAGCAGCAGGCAGCTCGTCATCATTTTCGCAACCAAGTTAA